A genome region from Taeniopygia guttata chromosome 5, bTaeGut7.mat, whole genome shotgun sequence includes the following:
- the COPB1 gene encoding coatomer subunit beta, with translation MTAAENVCYTLINVPMDSEPPSEISLKNDLEKGDVKLKTEALKKVIIMILNGEKLPGLLMTIIRFVLPLQDHTIKKLLLVFWEIVPKTTPDGRLLQEMILVCDAYRKDLQHPNEFIRGSTLRFLCKLKEAELLEPLMPAIRACLEHRHSYVRRNAVLAIYTIYRNFEHLIPDAPELIHDFLVNEKDASCKRNAFMMLIHADQDRALDYLSTCIDQVQTFGDILQLVIVELIYKVCHANPSERARFIRCIYNLLQSSSPAVKYEAAGTLVTLSSAPTAIKAAAQCYIDLIIKESDNNVKLIVLDRLIELKEHPSHERVLQDLVMDILRVLSTPDLEVRKKTLQLALDLVSSRNVEELVIVLKKEVIKTNNVTEHEDTDKYRQLLVRTLHSCSVRFPDMAANVIPVLMEFLSDNNEAAAADVLEFVREAIQRFENLRPLIVEKMLEVFHAIKSVKIYRGALWILGEYCSTKEDIQSVMTEVRRSLGEIPIVESEIKKEAGELKPEEEVPVGPAQKLVTEMGTYATQSALSSSRPAKKEEDRPPLRGFLLDGDFFVAASLATTLTKIALRYVSLVQEKKKQNSFNAEAMLLMATILHLGKSSLPKKPITDDDVDRISLCLKVLSECSPLMNDIFNKECRQSLSHMLSAKLEEEKLSQKKESEKRNVTIQPDDPISFMQLTAKNEMSSKEDQFQLSLLAAMGNTQRKEAADPLASKLNKVTQLTGFSDPVYAEAYVHVNQYDIVLDVLVVNQTSDTLQNCTLELATLGDLKLVEKPSPLTLAPHDFANIKANVKVASTENGIIFGNVVYDVSGAASDRNCVVLSDIHIDIMDYIQPASCTDAEFRQMWAEFEWENKVTVNTNIIDLNEYLQHILKSTNMKCLTPEKALSGYCGFMAANLYARSIFGEDALANVSIEKPIHLGPEAPVTGHIRIRAKSQGMALSLGDKINLSQKKTSL, from the exons ATGACTGCTGCAGAGAATGTGTGTTACACGTTGATCAATGTTCCCATGGATTCAGAGCCACCTTCTGAAATCAGCTTAAAAAATGACCTAG AAAAAGGAGATGTCAAGTTGAAGACAGAGGCCTTGAAGAAAGTAATCATTATGATTCTGAATGGTGAGAAGCTGCCTGGGCTCCTGATGACCATCATACGCTTTGTGCTGCCTCTCCAAGACCACACCATCAAAAAGCTGCTGCTCGTCTTCTGGGAGATCGTTCCAAAGACCACTCCAGATGgcaggctcctgcaggaaaTGATCCTCGTGTGTGATGCATACAGAAAG GACCTCCAGCACCCAAATGAGTTTATCCGAGGCTCCACTCTGCGCTTTCTCTGCAAGCTgaaggaagcagagctgctggagcccttGATGCCGGCCATCCGTGCGTGCCTGGAGCACCGGCACAGCTATGTGCGCCGCAACGCCGTGCTGGCCATTTACACCATCTACAG gAACTTTGAACATCTTATACCTGATGCTCCTGAACTGATCCATGATTTCTTGGTGAATGAGAAAGATGCAAGCTGCAAAAGAAACGCATTTATGATGCTTATTCATGCAGATCAG GACCGAGCTTTGGATTATTTGAGTACCTGTATTGACCAAGTGCAGACCTTTGGTGACATACTGCAGTTGGTTATTGTTGAACTAATTtacaag GTCTGTCACGCGAATCCATCGGAGAGAGCTCGGTTCATTCGCTGCATCTACAACCTGCTGCAGTCCTCGAGTCCTGCAGTAAAGTATGAGGCTGCAGGTACTCTGGTTACACTCTCCAGTGCACCCACAGCAATCAAG GCTGCTGCCCAATGTTACATAGATTTGATTATTAAAGAAAGTGATAATAATGTGAAACTGATTGTCTTGGATCGGTTGATTGAGCTGAAGGAGCATCCTTCCCATGAACGAGTGTTGCAG GATCTAGTTATGGACATCCTCAGAGTGTTGAGCACCCCAGATCTAGAAGTGCGCAAAAAAACCCTTCAGCTGGCTCTGGATCTTGTGTCTTCAAGAAATGTGGAGGAG CTTGTGATTGTTCTGAAGAAGGAAGTGATTAAAACTAATAATGTGACAGAGCATGAAGATACAGACAAGTACAGACAGCTCCTGGTTCGGACACTGCATTCCTGTAGTGTTCGCTTCCCAGACATGGCTGCGAATGTTATTCCAGTG CTGATGGAATTCCTTAGTGATAACAACGAAGCGGCAGCTGCCGATGTCCTGGAGTTTGTGCGGGAAGCAATCCAGAGATTTGAAAACCTCAGACCTCTTATTGTTGAGAAGATGCTTGAAGTCTTTCATGCTATTAAATCTGTCAA GATTTATCGAGGAGCATTATGGATCCTTGGAGAATATTGCAGCACAAAGGAGGATATACAAAGTGTAATGACAGAGGTTCGCAGATCACTAGGAGAG ATCCCAATAGTAGAATCTGAAATCAAGAAAGAAGCTGGTGAACTCAAACCTGAAGAAGAGGTGCCTGTGGGTCCAGCCCAAAAATTAGTGACAGAGATGGGCACTTATGCAACACAAAGCGCTCTTAGCAGTTCCCGACCTGCCAAAAAGGAAGAAGACAG ACCTCCCTTACGAGGATTCCTGCTGGATGGAGATTTCTTTGTTGCAGCTTCCCTTGCTACAACTTTAACCAAGATTGCTTTACGTTATGTGTCCCTAGttcaggaaaagaagaaacaaaat TCCTTTAATGCTGAAGCTATGCTGCTGATGGCCACTATTCTCCACTTGGGAAAGTCTTCTCTTCCCAAGAAGCCAATTACAGATGATGATGTGGATCGTATTTCGTTGTGTCTGAAAGTGTTGTCAGAATGTTCCCCTCTCATGAATGACATTTTCAACAAAGAATGCAGGCAGTCCCTCTCTCACATGCTGTCAGCCAAGCTAGAAGAGGAGAAACTTTCCCAAAAG AAAGAATCTGAGAAGAGGAATGTGACAATTCAGCCAGACGATCCCATTTCCTTCATGCAGCTAACTGCTAAAAATGAAATGAGCTCAAAAGAAGACCAGTTCCAGCTAAGCCTTCTTGCAGCAATGGGAAACACACAGAGGAAAGAGGCTGCTGATCCTCTTGCTTCCAAACTTAATAAG GTCACTCAGCTGACGGGTTTCTCAGACCCTGTGTATGCAGAAGCCTATGTCCATGTCAATCAGTATGACATTGTGCTGGATGTGCTCGTGGTCAACCAGACCAGTGACACCCTGCAGAACTGCACCCTGGAGCTGGCCACGCTGG GTGACTTGAAACTTGTGGAAAAACCATCTCCTCTGACACTTGCTCCACATGATTTTGCAAACATTAAAGCTAATGTCAAAGTCGCTTCGACagaaaatggaataatttttgGTAATGTTG TGTATGATGTCTCTGGAGCTGCCAGCGACAGAAACTGTGTGGTTCTCAGTGATATTCATATTGACATCATGGATTACATCCAGCCTGCTTCCTGTACAGATGCTGAGTTCAGACAGATGTGGGCGGAATTTGAATGGGAAAACAAA GTAACAGTGAATACAAATATCATTGATTTAAATGAATACTTACAGCACATACTGAAGTCAACCAATATGAAATGCCTGACTCCAGAGAAG GCCCTTTCAGGCTACTGTGGCTTTATGGCAGCCAATCTTTACGCCCGTTCCATATTTGGAGAAGACGCCCTGGCCAATGTGAGCATTGAGAAGCCGATTCATCTGGGGCCAGAGGCGCCTGTCACGGGCCACATACGGATCCGGGCCAAGAGCCAG GGAATGGCCCTGAGCCTTGGAGATAAGATCAATCTGTCTCAGAAGAAGACAAGTTTATAA